A single Phalacrocorax aristotelis chromosome 18, bGulAri2.1, whole genome shotgun sequence DNA region contains:
- the NXN gene encoding nucleoredoxin isoform X2, translating to MGLPLFRNQLKLWNKYRVSNIPSLIFIDASTGKVVCRNGLLVIRDDPEGLEFPWGPKPFSEVVAGPLLRNNGQTLDSNALEGSHVGVYFSAHWCPPCRSLTRVLVESYRKIKEAGQKFEILFVSADRSEDSFKQYFSEMPWVAVPYADEARRSRLNRLYGIQGIPTLIVLDSKGDVITRQGRVEVLNDIECREFPWHPKPVLELTDSNAVQLNEGPCLVLFVDSEDDGESEAAKQLIQPIAEKIIAKYKAKEEEAPLLFFVAGEDDMTDSLRDYTNLPEAAPLLTILDMSARAKYVMDVEEITPEIVEAFVSDFLADKLKPEPI from the exons ATGGGATTGCCTCTATTCAGAAATCAG CTGAAGCTGTGGAACAAGTACAGAGTCTCCAACATTCCTTCCCTGATATTTATCGATGCCTCCACTGGGAAGGTGGTTTGCAGGAACGGCCTCCTGGTAATCCGAGATGACCCAGAAG GTCTGGAATTCCCTTGGGGGCCAAAACCCTTCAGTGAAGTTGTTGCTGGGCCTCTGCTAAGAAACAACGGCCAGACGCTAGACAGCAATGCCCTGGAGGGCTCGCACGTTGGTGTCTATTTCTCTGCACACTGG TGCCCACCGTGCCGAAGCCTCACAAGGGTCCTGGTGGAGTCCTACCGGAAAATCAAGGAGGCGGGCCAGAAGTTTGAGATACTCTTTGTTAGCGCAGACAG GTCAGAGGACTCCTTCAAGCAGTATTTCAGCGAGATGCCCTGGGTAGCTGTGCCCTACGCTGACGAGGCCAGAAGGTCGCGCCTGAATCGACTCTATGGCATACAAG GCATCCCGACTCTCATCGTTCTGGACTCCAAGGGAGATGTGATCACACGGCAGGGGCGGGTGGAGGTGCTGAACGACATCGAATGCCGCGAGTTCCCCTGGCATCccaagcctgtgctggagctgacGGACTCCAACGCCGTGCAGCTGAATGAGGGTCCCTGCCTCGTTCTCTTTGTAG ATTCAGAGGATGATGGAGAGtcagaggcagcaaaacaaCTGATTCAGCCCATAGCTGAAAAAATCATCGCCAAGTACAAAGCCAAAGAGGAGGAGGCACCGCTGCTCTTCTTCGTGGCAGGCGAG GATGAcatgactgactccctgcggGATTACACCAACCTGCCCGAGGCTGCGCCCCTGCTTACCATTCTGGACATGTCGGCCCGGGCCAAGTACGTGATGGATGTGGAGGAGATCACGCCTGAGATCGTGGAAGCCTTTGTCAGCGACTTTCTAGCAGACAAGCTAAAACCCGAGCCCATCTAA